In Musa acuminata AAA Group cultivar baxijiao chromosome BXJ2-10, Cavendish_Baxijiao_AAA, whole genome shotgun sequence, a genomic segment contains:
- the LOC135625449 gene encoding F-box protein At5g46170-like — translation MTSPGGLAEAEDLRRWRRHTAEAEDNEEEEIDHFDRLPDSVLLLVFNRVGDVKDLGRCCIVCSRFHSLVRLVDSVLVRVDCVISDDPSPSPAGVAGGDSARGVFSHLARIVLGGIARPFQALGHILAPSAGVASDRRSSPSLLSSSSSPLSEFSHHSPAEVLKNFKEIHGLRIELPAGELGVDDGVLLKWKAEFGSTLDSCLILSASSVLSSSSISPKSSSPNSNPSFQDACGGDDGGSIPESFYTNGNLKLRVFWTISSLIAASARHYLLHPIVADHETLESLELTDVDGQGVLTMDRRQLQEFRVTPVSASGSSQRTLVPALSMRLWYAPFLELPGGAVLKGATMVAVRPSQERWREVASSGEWGGSLGPSDRCWISGAFEEPYRSAAGMLVKGRTYSLEMNSF, via the coding sequence ATGACGTCCCCTGGAGGCCTCGCGGAGGCGGAGGATCTTCGGCGCTGGCGCCGGCATACGGCGGAGGCGGAGGACAATGAGGAGGAGGAGATCGACCACTTCGATCGGCTGCCGGACTCCGTCCTGCTCCTCGTCTTCAACCGAGTCGGCGACGTTAAGGACTTGGGGCGGTGCTGCATCGTCTGCAGCCGCTTTCACTCCCTCGTCCGCCTCGTGGACTCCGTCCTCGTCCGCGTCGATTGCGTCATCTCCGACGATCCCTCCCCCTCACCTGCCGGCGTCGCCGGCGGGGATAGTGCCCGGGGGGTCTTCTCCCACCTCGCCCGCATCGTCCTAGGCGGCATCGCCAGGCCCTTCCAGGCTCTCGGCCATATCCTCGCCCCCTCCGCTGGCGTCGCCTCCGACCGAAGGTCCTCACCCTCGTTGCTTTCCTCCTCGTCGTCGCCCTTGTCGGAGTTCTCTCACCACTCCCCGGCGGAGGTCCTTAAGAACTTTAAGGAGATCCACGGCCTCCGGATCGAGCTCCCGGCCGGCGAACTCGGCGTCGACGACGGCGTTCTCCTGAAGTGGAAGGCCGAGTTCGGGTCGACCCTCGATAGCTGTCTCATCCTCAGCGCGTCCTCCGTACTCTCCTCGTCTTCCATCTCGCCCAAATCCTCAAGCCCCAATTCTAACCCTAGCTTCCAGGACGCTTGCGGGGGCGATGACGGCGGGAGCATCCCGGAGTCGTTCTACACCAACGGGAACTTGAAGCTTCGGGTGTTCTGGACGATCAGCTCCCTGATCGCCGCTTCCGCGCGACATTACCTCCTCCACCCAATCGTAGCCGATCATGAGACGCTGGAGAGCTTAGAGCTCACGGATGTGGATGGGCAGGGGGTGCTGACGATGGACCGGCGGCAGCTGCAGGAGTTCAGGGTGACGCCAGTGTCGGCATCCGGGAGCTCGCAGCGAACTCTGGTGCCAGCCCTCAGTATGCGGCTATGGTATGCACCCTTCCTGGAGCTTCCTGGTGGGGCGGTGCTGAAGGGGGCGACGATGGTGGCTGTGCGGCCAAGTCAGGAGAGGTGGAGGGAGGTTGCCAGCAGTGGAGAATGGGGTGGCTCCTTAGGGCCGTCGGACAGGTGCTGGATTTCCGGTGCATTCGAAGAGCCATACAGGTCAGCTGCGGGGATGCTTGTGAAGGGGAGGACTTACTCTCTCGAGATGAATTCCTTCTGA
- the LOC135625450 gene encoding ornithine aminotransferase, mitochondrial-like gives MRSMAASRRQLQWVAKRMVAARNMCAVPQKSPPSSSEELMRLEEQCSAHNYHPIPMVFSQAKGTCVWDPEGNKYIDFLSAYSAVNQGHCHPKVVKALIEQAERLTLSSRAFYNDKFPTFAEHLTQMFGYDMTLPMNTGAEGVETALKLARKWGYEKKKIPKDEALIVSCCGCFHGRTLGVISMSCDNDATRGFGPLVPGHLKVDFGDVDALEQIFRDHGERICAFLFEPIQGEAGVIIPPDGYLKSVRDLCSRHNILMIADEIQTGIARTGKMLACEWENVRPDVVILGKALGAGVIPVSAVLADKEIMLCIKPGEHGSTFGGNPLASAVAVAALDVIRDEGLTERAAKLGQELRDQLMKIQQRFPHIIKEVRGRGLLNAVDLNNKALFPVSAYDLCIKLKERGILAKPTHDTIIRLAPPLTISMEELNEATKAFGDVLGLDLPEMQKQKPKAETPTSKQVCDRCGRDLYDPTDMEN, from the exons ATGAGAAGTATGGCTGCATCAAGGAGGCAACTGCAGTGGGTGGCGAAGCGGATGGTGGCCGCAAGAAACATGTGTGCCGTGCCCCAGAAATCCCCTCCCTCCTCATCCGAGGAGCTCATGAGGTTGGAGGAGCAGTGCAGTGCGCACAA CTACCATCCCATTCCTATGGTGTTTTCTCAAGCAAAAGGAACTTGTGTGTGGGACCCAGAAGGCAACAAGTATATTGATTTCTTATCTGCTTATTCTGCTGTTAATCAG GGACATTGCCATCCAAAAGTTGTGAAAGCTCTAATTGAACAGGCAGAAAGGCTTACTCTGAGCTCTAGAGCCTTCTATAATGATAAATTTCCAACTTTTGCGGAGCATCTTACACAGATGTTTGGATATGATATGACGTTGCCGATGAATACTGGTGCTGAGGGTGTGGAAACAGCATTGAAGTTGGCACGAAAATGGGGCtatgagaagaagaagataccAAAAGATGAG GCTCTCATTGTGTCTTGTTGTGGCTGTTTCCATGGTCGGACCTTGGGAGTAATATCTATGAGTTGTGACAATGATGCAACTCGTGGTTTTGGCCCCTTAGTTCCAGGCCATCTCAAAGTTGATTTTGGTGATGTTGATGCACTAGAGCAAATCTTCAGAG ATCATGGAGAACGAATATGTGCGTTTTTGTTTGAGCCTATTCAAGGAGAGGCAGGA GTCATAATACCGCCAGATGGTTATTTAAAATCAGTCAGAGATCTATGTTCTAGGCACAACATTCTGATGATTGCTGATGAAATACAAACTGGCATAGCTCGCACTGGGAAAATGCTGGCGTGCGAATGGGAAAATGTACGGCCTGATGTTGTG ATATTAGGAAAAGCCTTAGGAGCTGGGGTCATACCTGTCAGTGCAGTACTTGCTGACAAGGAAATCATGTTATGTATCAAGCCAGGAGAGCATGGAAG TACCTTTGGAGGAAATCCTTTGGCAAGTGCAGTGGcagttgctgcattagatgttatCAGAGATGAAGGACTTACTGAAAG GGCTGCTAAATTGGGACAGGAACTCAGAGACCAATTAATGAAGATTCAGCAGCGATTCCCACACATAATAAAAGAGGTTCGAGGAAGAGGATTGCTCAATGCTGTAGACCTGAACAACAAAGCTCTATTTCCTGTTTCTGCATATGATTTATGTATTAAATTGAAGGAGAGGGGCATTCTTGCAAAACCAACCCATGATACCATTATTCGATTAGCTCCACCACTAACCATAAG CATGGAAGAGCTCAACGAAGCAACGAAGGCTTTCGGTGATGTTTTGGGGCTAGATTTACCCGAGATGCAGAAGCAAAAACCGAAAGCAGAGACACCAACATCCAAGCAAGTATGCGATAGATGCGGGCGTGATTTGTATGATCCGACCGACATGGAGAACTAA